TCTAAGCCGAgaggttttgtttttactgcCGGCAGTTTTCAAAGAAGCTTCTGACCCTTTCAAAGACCCCACAAAGAAGCTCAGCATAGTGCTTCTAAAACCATTTAAGGATTATAATACTAGAGAGACACTAACACTTGAGTTAAAGAggcagtgtgtagaatttagtgccatcgAGTGGTGATCTAATGGAATGCTAAGGTTGACGTACATGAATTTTGAAGCAtgtgcctcagagagaccacactttgcAAGCCTAACACCAATTATTATTGTCTCAAAGTTCTTTTCCTTCGGGTATtgatagcagaaagatggcggagaaacatgtcagcctcctgtaaggAGGTCATTTAATTAGCAAATACTAGAGATACAATTATATTAAAACATATAAGCTGATGTGAGCattgttttagcatattattgaaattaatagtgtattttttttaaatgaacattattgaaaaatCGAAAACTTCTACACTGTCTCTTTAAATGAAAGGTAGGATACACTCGCATCACCAGGAAATCTCAGATAGATTAGATGGTGGACATTGAGTAGGGATTAATCACAAGGAAAGAAACATTAGCTGTGTTAGCCACTATAGCACCAACTGTCTTCTTTAAAAGATGTCAAAACAACTACTGCTCATTTGTCATTTTCTAATGGTGTCCTCATCCATGTTTAGGGCGCCATTGTGGAGAAGCGCATCCTTGCCAAAGTCCACAGTCGCTTCATTGTGTCGCTGGCTTACGCCTTCCAGACCAAGACCGACCTCTGCTTAGTTATGACTATCATGAATGGTGGGGATCTCAGGTGCATTATACAAACACTGACGACGGCTttacaaccacacacacacagaaataaACTGTCGCTGAATCTAACGCATGGTTTGGGAATGATGTGGAAAATCACCTGGAGAAATCCAATGCAAGCAAATGGGAAAGATGCAAACTACTGTACGGAGGCAGACTCACTAACCACCAGTTCATCGCGCTGACCCAATACACACCCATGTCTGCTAATTAGTTCAAGTATAGATAAACCTTAAAGCTAATATACACACTAGGCCGTCAGGTGCGTCACACTTTAAGTCAGACAGTAAGAGTACTTAAGAGGCTAAAGACGTCTTTGGACCAATATTCATTCGGTTGCCTCCAAAGCTGCATCATGTTCTCCGTCCTCCCTCAGGTTTCATATGTACAACGTAGATGAAAAAAATCCTGGTTTCAACGAGAAGAGAGCGTCTTTCTACACAGCGCAGATCATCTGCGGGCTGGAGCACCTTCACCAGCACAGGATCATCTACAGAGACCTGAAGCCAGAGAACGTGTTGCTAGATGATGCAGGTTAGATTTCAAGAGCAAACATTTTTGGGACGTCTGCACGGAGCACAAATAACACAGCCACAACTGATGTCCAATCTCATCCCTCTTTGGGATTTAACCTTGTGCTTCTTTGAGGTCAACCAAAACAGTCGTGGAAAAAGGTTAATATGGAAACCCAAATGACAAAGAACAAAATCCtcaacccccaaaaaatgtttaatgcaCACATTTCTCCAAGACCACACAATCAGAAACACATTCAGTCCAGTTAATTTATCTATAAAATAATtctaatctatttatttattccctcAAGAGGAAATTCTGCTTGCACGCTGCTGATATGTTTTTGTCAGTGGCTGGTTGCACATTTGGCAACTGAGCCTTCAGTGGGGACTTACCCGACTTAATCCACCTCTTAATAGCGACGCTATCACGCAATTATAGAAGCCAtcttgctatttaaaaaaaatgggataCAAAAGCATgcaattgtttaaaataaaacatctggaACAGTTCATAATATAAgataacaaaatacaaaaaaaaaacaaaaaacacccatcATATTAACCAGAGATACTGAAAAGTATTCATATATTTAGATCACTATTTAAGTGTTTAATTGGTAGGTtttgctctgaccaaccaatcagatgacagaaaACGCTGATGTCACCAAAGACGACTTTGAAAATTGACTGGTTAAAGAAACAGTCCCATTGTACAGTTAAAATTAGCCCATCCATGTCAGATTAGAGTGACATAGCAGCAGTGTAGAGGCCAAAATTTGTTTGGCCAAAAAGAATTCAACATCCACATACTGGAAACAGTATATGGGGgaaactaatttttgagttgcacAACACAAAGTGAACCAGATGATGACTAAGGTGCATGCAAGCATTCAAAGCAAGATGTCAGAGTAAAACAGTGCAAACAGTGCTGCACTTCTTGAGATAAAGGCAGTTGGGGGGGAGGATGGAtgacttgctcaaggacacttcaacatAAGCcaggaagaagagaaaaaagtacatttctatttgtttccgttttgaagcaattagcgttagaatatagctaagtttcatcattatttacaaatctgttttgaattgtgggtaaatcagcttgttttcaacattgtCCTGgtggatctcttatactctgctgccacctgcttcacctgttctctgcagttagaggctgcatcaaagccttctgtatgctatagcataaaaaaaacacatcaaaaaacataaatacgtctttgggacacttaaaacaattaaaatagaacgtatttatatgtttttgggagcaaatggaaaaaaaaagtatcaagtgATCGACATTTAGCACCTTTGATGCAACAACATGTCTTATCACTCAGGACACGTCCGCCTGTCAGATATGGGCCTCGCTGTTGAACTTCCACCAGGCAAAGACAAAACTTCTGGTTACGCAGGAACTCCAGGTAAGTGGAAAAAGTGAAATCAGAATAAGGCTTTCTCAAACTATAGCAGCTTTAATATGATATCTTTAAATGGTCGACTAGGCTTCATGGCTCCAGAGCTGCTCCAGAAAAAGCAATACGACTACACAGTGGATTATTTCACTCTGGGAGTGACTCTGTTTGAGATGATCGCAGCCAAAGGACCCTTCAGAATACGAGGAGAAAAGGTTGAGGACATGTAAAAGAGATGCATCGGGTGTCTTCTGCATGAAAAAAGTTGCTAAATTATTTGCTAATTGTGCCTCTTTTCAGGTGGAAAATGACGAGGTGACTCGCAGAATTTTAAACGATGCGGTTCCATACACGCCCAACTTTAGCAAAGAGTGCAAAGCAATTTGTGACGGGCTGATGGAAAAGGATCCAGGGAAACGTCTTGGGTTCAAAAACAACGAATGCGCTGAGCTCAAGAGTCAACCCTTCTTCAAAGAGATCAATTGGGGACGTCTTGAAGCTGGTCAGTTCAAAATTATCAACACACTAAAGTACACAAAGTCTGCACTGGAAATATAAACATGTTCACCTTATtggttaaaagggaagtcaaacttaaacatttcttgacattgTGACATCACTAATACAAACATgatgttatgattaatattacatttgtggattaatattacatttgtggaaaatgagttatgaagcaaaatccagtcatttttatacatctcaggggccggccattttaccacttgctgtcaactgaagatgacatcacagttgctcagggctaacctggctcaggcaacgaccaatcacagctcacctgttttctgaagctgagctgtgattggtcgttgactgagccctgagcaactatgatgtcatcttcagtcgacagcatgtggcaaaatggccgccttctgatattgataaaaactgctggaatttgctgcttaactcatattttatgaacaccagaataccgtatttagactagtggggctgcgtagaacatattgtcaataattttttttaactacaattttttaaaatcaatatttaatatttttttccccccataatttTCACCAAGGTATGCTGCCTCCACCATTCGTCCCTGATCCCAGGATGGTCTACGCCAAAGATATCGACGACGTGGGCGCCTTTAGCACCATCAAAGGTGTGGTCATGGATAACAAGGACACAGACTTCTTCGCCGACTTCGCCTCCGGAAACGTTCCGATCCCTTGGCAGGAGGAGATGATTGAGACGGGCGTGTTTGGAGAGCTGAACATCTGGGCCGAAAACGGAAAGCTGCCCAATGACCTCGACCCAAACTATGTGGAAGCCAAAGGTGGAGGCTGTGGGATTCTTTAAAGTAgaatgtttgatttatttatttatttatttatttatttatttatttatttatttatcaaacaTGATAAATTCTTACATCGGTATTATTTAAAACAGATCATTACAGTATCATctttgtcaagtttttttttttttaactcttcaaATTAAACACCCAGCAAGCATATAATTGTACTATGATAGTACTGTACTCTTTGATTATAGTgaaaatgtatatatgtatgtatcatATTAATATAACATTGTTAAAAAACTGTGTAATATAAGTTGCTTGTGTACTGTTAGCTTTATAAGCAGTATGTATTTAACATAATTATATTGGATAACAACTAATGTAAATCTTCTTTGCATATATACCATAGCTAGAAGCACAATGAATAAAATCTTGCTAAGCATAAATGTGTTTCTCTAAACTGTCACAGTTATAGTGTGCGTGAGGCTATTAGTGCATGAGGAGTGTGGCTCCAGTGACGGATTACAAATCAGCGTCTGCTCAGGCACACGAGAACGCATATGTCACAGTGAAAATCTGATACAGCCCAACATTAACACATTCCCTTTACTTTCAGTTTGTAGAGGGTATTTACAGTCAGATATCATCTATCATGACCTATTCCGGACAGCACAGTGAACAAACGTGTGATATACTATTTTACTTCAACCAATTCAAtgtttcaaatcacatttatgcACACCTGACGGAGGCATAAAAAGCAATGAATCACTCTGATTGACGCGCCGTATTGAAGCTGTGACCTCATCGAAACTCTTGCtacattttcaaataatgaGTGTTCCAAGGTATACACGCTATTTAAACATCACTTGGCTGAGAGTGAACTCAAGCACTCCTTTTGTATAAATGTCATGTACTGTATGACTAAAAATCATATTTCATCTCAAGGGGATTGTACAAAGGACGATTAAAGATATTTAGGCTACCTCATATAATCACACCTCTGTGAGAAAGCAAAGGAGACTACATAGTATGTATGCACAGATACAAATATTATACACAGATCAATATATTTTGCCCTTGCCTCCCCCACTGAGATCCTGAATTCAAACCCcgcttggaccacattttagtacatttgaTTGTTTGATACCAACAGACTGTCAGATCAGGAAATAgattataatttctctgaaattgTTAAATCCCATTTTAGAgagattgcagttcaagttcTTTGTATTCATGtgtcatttaaaattaaattaaacaatttaacaattaaaatttgtaatttatctttccatttccttcataagcattcagctattatcattcagctttcagcattcccacgcaatttctccagaaattgcactttgtctaggtaataacatccatccatccatccat
The Festucalex cinctus isolate MCC-2025b chromosome 18, RoL_Fcin_1.0, whole genome shotgun sequence genome window above contains:
- the grk1b gene encoding rhodopsin kinase GRK1b, which translates into the protein MDIGGLETVVANSAYVSARGSVDGAAAATLRDKKMRARLKLPHIRDCEHMKTSVGKTFDSMCVNEPIGKRLFQRFLDGDATHKTAGELWKDIEDYVICQEKDRVQKAQKMVNKYYESASKNFCSFLEEKAVTRVKEDFKNVHGDLFKESEKQLLKHLEKKAMADFKQSMYFLRYVQFKWLESQPFDEEWFMDFRVLGKGGFGEVFACQAKATGKMYANKKLEKKRLKKRKGYEGAIVEKRILAKVHSRFIVSLAYAFQTKTDLCLVMTIMNGGDLRFHMYNVDEKNPGFNEKRASFYTAQIICGLEHLHQHRIIYRDLKPENVLLDDAGHVRLSDMGLAVELPPGKDKTSGYAGTPGFMAPELLQKKQYDYTVDYFTLGVTLFEMIAAKGPFRIRGEKVENDEVTRRILNDAVPYTPNFSKECKAICDGLMEKDPGKRLGFKNNECAELKSQPFFKEINWGRLEAGMLPPPFVPDPRMVYAKDIDDVGAFSTIKGVVMDNKDTDFFADFASGNVPIPWQEEMIETGVFGELNIWAENGKLPNDLDPNYVEAKGGGCGIL